In a genomic window of Enterobacter asburiae:
- the kbaZ gene encoding tagatose-bisphosphate aldolase subunit KbaZ has product MERKVKHLTEMVEQHKRGNSNGIYAVCSAHPLVLEAAIRYAHSHQSPLLIEATSNQVDQFGGYTGMTPADFHGFVCKLAESLGFPTSQLILGGDHLGPNRWQNLPAEQAMANADDLIKSYVSAGFKKIHLDCSMSCEDDPVPLTDAIVAGRAARLAKIAEATCREQFGESDLVYVIGTEVPVPGGAHETLTELAVTTPDAARATLEAHRHAFEKEGLSDIWPRIIGLVVQPGVEFDHAHVCDYQPQKAVALSKMVEAYDTLVFEAHSTDYQTPQALRQLVNDHFAILKVGPALTFALREALFSLAAIEEELLPAKASSGLRHVLENVMLDRPEYWQSHYHGDGNARRLARGYSYSDRVRYYWPDSQIDDAFERLVRNLADEPIPLPLISQYLPLQYGKVREGALKSTPRELIIDHIQDILQQYHAACEGVTTQNA; this is encoded by the coding sequence ATGGAGAGGAAAGTGAAACATCTGACAGAAATGGTGGAACAACATAAACGAGGGAATTCAAACGGGATCTATGCCGTCTGTTCCGCACATCCGCTGGTACTTGAAGCTGCCATTCGTTACGCGCATTCGCATCAGTCGCCGCTGCTGATCGAGGCCACCTCCAACCAGGTGGATCAGTTTGGCGGCTATACCGGCATGACGCCTGCGGATTTTCACGGATTTGTCTGCAAGCTTGCCGAGTCGCTCGGCTTCCCGACGTCACAGCTGATCCTCGGCGGCGATCATTTAGGCCCCAACCGCTGGCAAAATCTCCCTGCGGAACAGGCGATGGCCAACGCCGACGATCTGATCAAAAGCTATGTTTCTGCCGGATTCAAAAAGATCCACCTCGACTGCAGCATGTCCTGTGAGGACGATCCGGTTCCCCTGACCGACGCGATCGTCGCCGGACGCGCCGCACGCCTGGCGAAAATTGCCGAAGCGACCTGTCGCGAGCAGTTTGGTGAATCCGATCTGGTCTACGTTATCGGCACGGAAGTGCCGGTTCCCGGTGGCGCGCACGAGACGCTCACCGAACTTGCCGTCACCACGCCGGACGCGGCACGCGCCACGCTTGAAGCGCACCGCCACGCGTTCGAAAAGGAAGGTTTGAGCGACATCTGGCCGCGCATTATTGGCCTGGTGGTCCAGCCTGGCGTGGAGTTCGACCACGCGCACGTCTGCGACTATCAGCCACAGAAAGCCGTTGCCCTGAGCAAAATGGTTGAAGCCTACGATACGCTGGTGTTTGAAGCGCACTCCACCGACTACCAGACGCCGCAGGCGCTGCGTCAGCTGGTCAACGATCACTTTGCGATTCTGAAAGTTGGCCCCGCCCTGACCTTCGCCCTGCGCGAAGCGCTGTTCTCGCTGGCCGCCATTGAAGAGGAGCTGCTGCCGGCAAAAGCCAGCTCCGGCCTGCGTCACGTGCTGGAAAACGTCATGCTCGATCGCCCGGAATACTGGCAAAGCCATTACCACGGTGACGGCAACGCGCGTCGCCTGGCGCGCGGCTACAGCTACTCTGACCGCGTGCGCTACTACTGGCCGGACAGCCAGATTGACGACGCTTTTGAACGGCTGGTGCGTAACCTGGCAGACGAGCCTATTCCTCTGCCGCTGATCAGCCAGTACCTGCCGTTGCAGTACGGCAAAGTTCGCGAGGGCGCTCTCAAGTCAACGCCACGGGAACTCATCATCGACCACATTCAGGACATACTCCAGCAGTACCACGCCGCCTGCGAAGGCGTAACGACTCAAAACGCATAA
- the agaV gene encoding PTS N-acetylgalactosamine transporter subunit IIB, with translation MPNIVLCRIDERLIHGQVGVQWVGFAGANLVLVANDEVAEDPVQQNLMEMVLAEGIAVRFWSLQKVIDNIHRAADRQKILLVCKSPADFLKLVEGGVPITRINVGNMHYASGKQQIAKTVSVDANDIAAFNGLKAAGVECFVQGVPTETALDLFKLL, from the coding sequence ATGCCAAACATTGTTTTATGCCGCATCGACGAACGCCTGATCCACGGTCAGGTGGGCGTGCAGTGGGTGGGGTTTGCGGGGGCAAACCTGGTGCTGGTCGCTAACGACGAGGTCGCTGAGGATCCGGTTCAACAGAACCTGATGGAAATGGTGCTCGCGGAAGGGATCGCCGTGCGCTTCTGGTCGCTGCAAAAAGTGATCGACAACATTCACCGCGCCGCTGACCGCCAGAAAATCCTGCTGGTCTGCAAATCACCCGCCGATTTTCTGAAGCTGGTTGAGGGCGGCGTGCCCATCACCCGTATTAACGTCGGAAACATGCACTACGCCAGTGGCAAACAACAAATTGCCAAAACGGTCTCTGTCGACGCGAACGATATCGCCGCGTTCAACGGCCTGAAAGCGGCCGGTGTGGAATGCTTCGTTCAGGGCGTTCCAACAGAAACTGCTTTGGATCTCTTTAAACTGCTCTGA
- a CDS encoding PTS mannose/fructose/sorbose/N-acetylgalactosamine transporter subunit IIC yields MEISLLQALGLGILAFIAGLDMFNGLTHMHRPVVLGPLVGLILGDLHTGILTGGTLELVWMGLAPLAGAQPPNVIIGTIVGTAFAISTGVKPEVAVGVAVPFAVAVQMGITFLFSVMSGVMSRCDRMAANADTHGIERVNYIALLALGIFYFLCAFLPIYFGAEHAKTAIDVLPARLIDGLGVAGGIMPAIGFAVLLKIMMKNVYIPYFIIGFVAAAWLKLPVLAIAAAALAMALIDLMRKSPEPTAPAAQKEEFEDGI; encoded by the coding sequence ATGGAAATCAGTCTGTTGCAGGCGCTGGGGTTAGGCATACTCGCCTTTATCGCCGGTCTGGATATGTTTAACGGGTTAACGCACATGCACCGCCCGGTGGTACTCGGGCCGCTGGTCGGCCTGATTCTGGGCGATCTGCACACCGGCATTTTGACCGGCGGGACGTTAGAGCTGGTCTGGATGGGGCTGGCCCCGCTCGCCGGTGCCCAGCCGCCTAACGTCATTATCGGCACCATCGTGGGTACCGCATTTGCCATCAGCACCGGCGTGAAGCCAGAAGTTGCGGTTGGCGTCGCCGTGCCGTTTGCCGTGGCGGTTCAGATGGGGATTACGTTCCTCTTCTCGGTGATGTCCGGCGTCATGTCGCGCTGCGATCGCATGGCGGCCAATGCAGATACTCACGGTATTGAACGGGTTAACTATATTGCGCTACTGGCGCTCGGCATCTTCTATTTTCTGTGCGCGTTCCTGCCGATCTACTTCGGTGCGGAACATGCGAAAACCGCCATTGACGTTCTGCCAGCGCGTCTGATTGACGGCCTCGGCGTCGCGGGCGGCATCATGCCAGCCATCGGCTTCGCCGTGCTGCTGAAGATCATGATGAAAAACGTCTACATCCCTTACTTCATTATCGGCTTTGTCGCCGCCGCCTGGCTCAAGCTTCCGGTGCTGGCGATTGCGGCGGCCGCGCTGGCCATGGCGCTGATCGACCTGATGCGTAAATCACCTGAACCGACGGCTCCCGCTGCTCAGAAAGAGGAATTCGAAGATGGCATCTAA
- a CDS encoding PTS mannose/fructose/sorbose transporter family subunit IID → MASNQTTLPGVSESEETLLTGVNENVYEDQNIGAELTKKDINRVAWRSMLLQASFNYERMQASGWLYGLLPALKKIHTNKRDLARAMKGHMGFFNTHPFLVTFVIGIILAMERSKQDVNSIQSTKIAVGAPLGGIGDAMFWLTLLPICGGIGASLALQGSILGAVVFIVLFNVVHLGLRFGLAHYAYRMGVAAIPLIKANTKKVGHAASIVGMTVIGALVATYVRLNTTLEIKAGDAVVKLQADVIDKLMPAFLPLVYTLTMFWLVRRGWSPLRLIGITVLLGVVGKFCHFL, encoded by the coding sequence ATGGCATCTAACCAAACCACCCTGCCGGGCGTATCTGAAAGCGAAGAGACGCTGCTGACCGGCGTGAATGAAAACGTCTACGAAGACCAAAACATCGGTGCCGAGCTGACGAAAAAGGATATTAACCGCGTGGCCTGGCGTTCCATGCTGCTGCAGGCCTCGTTTAACTACGAACGTATGCAGGCCTCCGGCTGGCTGTACGGGTTGCTGCCCGCGTTGAAAAAGATCCACACCAACAAGCGGGACCTGGCGCGGGCGATGAAAGGCCATATGGGGTTCTTTAACACCCACCCGTTCCTGGTGACCTTTGTTATCGGCATCATTCTGGCGATGGAGCGGTCCAAGCAGGATGTAAACAGCATCCAGAGCACCAAAATTGCCGTCGGCGCGCCGCTTGGCGGTATTGGCGACGCCATGTTCTGGCTGACCCTGCTGCCCATCTGCGGCGGTATTGGTGCCAGCCTGGCGCTGCAAGGATCGATTCTGGGCGCGGTGGTCTTTATCGTGCTGTTTAACGTGGTACACCTCGGCCTGCGTTTTGGCCTGGCGCACTACGCTTACCGGATGGGTGTCGCGGCCATTCCGCTGATTAAAGCCAACACCAAAAAGGTTGGCCACGCGGCGTCTATCGTGGGGATGACGGTGATCGGCGCGCTGGTGGCAACCTACGTCCGCCTCAATACCACGCTCGAAATCAAGGCGGGTGATGCGGTCGTCAAACTGCAGGCCGACGTCATCGACAAACTGATGCCCGCGTTCCTGCCGCTTGTCTACACCCTGACGATGTTCTGGCTGGTACGCCGCGGCTGGAGCCCGCTGCGGCTAATCGGTATCACCGTGCTGCTGGGCGTTGTCGGTAAATTCTGTCACTTCCTGTAA
- a CDS encoding PTS sugar transporter subunit IIA — protein sequence MLGIILTGHGGFASGLEQAMKQILGEQPQFIAIDFPETSTTARLTAQLEQAVSELDAQHDIVFLTDLLGGTPFRVASTLAMQRPGSEVITGTNLQLLLEMVLERDGLSSEAFRLQALECGHRGLTSLVDELGRCREEAPAEEGI from the coding sequence ATGTTAGGCATTATTTTGACGGGTCACGGCGGGTTTGCCAGCGGGCTTGAGCAGGCGATGAAGCAGATCCTCGGCGAGCAGCCGCAGTTTATCGCCATCGATTTTCCGGAAACCTCCACCACCGCGCGGCTGACCGCTCAGCTTGAGCAGGCGGTGAGCGAACTCGATGCGCAGCACGATATTGTGTTTCTCACCGACCTGCTCGGCGGCACGCCGTTCCGCGTGGCGTCAACGCTCGCGATGCAAAGGCCGGGCAGCGAAGTGATCACCGGCACCAACCTGCAGCTGCTGCTGGAGATGGTGCTGGAGCGCGACGGATTAAGCAGCGAAGCGTTTCGTCTGCAGGCGCTGGAGTGCGGACACCGAGGCCTGACGAGCCTGGTGGACGAGCTGGGGCGCTGTCGCGAGGAAGCCCCTGCCGAGGAAGGGATATGA
- the nagA gene encoding N-acetylglucosamine-6-phosphate deacetylase, with the protein MSQLLRARRILTERGWLNDHQLRIESGAVAAIEPIPAGVTTRDADLLCPAYIDTHVHGGAGVDVMDDAPDVLDILAMHKAREGVGAFLPTTVTAPLESIHAALMRIARRTRSGGPGAQILGSYLEGPYFTPQNKGAHPPELFRELDIAELDRLADVSQGTLRVVALAPEKPGALQAIRHLKQRGIRVMLGHGAATYRQTLAAFDAGADGLVHCYNGMTGLHHREPGMVGAGLTDKRAWLELIADGHHVHPGAIRLCCCCAQDRVVLITDAMQAAGMPDGRYSLCGEEVSMRNGVVRTGSGGLAGSTLSLDAAVRNMVEYAGVTTEDAIHMASLHPARLLGVDGQLGSLAQGKRANIIALDGGLHLQQIWIQGQALPL; encoded by the coding sequence ATGAGCCAGCTGCTGCGCGCGCGACGGATCCTTACCGAACGGGGGTGGCTGAACGACCACCAGCTACGCATTGAAAGCGGCGCGGTTGCGGCGATTGAACCCATTCCGGCGGGCGTTACGACGCGTGATGCGGATCTGCTTTGCCCGGCCTATATCGATACGCACGTCCACGGCGGCGCGGGCGTGGACGTCATGGATGATGCGCCGGACGTGCTGGACATCCTGGCAATGCATAAAGCGCGTGAAGGCGTGGGCGCATTTCTGCCCACCACCGTGACCGCACCGCTGGAGAGTATCCACGCCGCGCTGATGCGGATTGCCCGGCGCACTCGGTCCGGCGGCCCCGGCGCGCAGATCCTGGGCAGCTATCTGGAAGGACCGTACTTTACGCCGCAGAACAAAGGGGCGCATCCGCCGGAGCTGTTCCGGGAGCTGGATATCGCCGAGCTGGACAGGCTGGCTGACGTTTCACAGGGCACGCTACGGGTGGTGGCGCTCGCGCCAGAAAAGCCCGGCGCGCTGCAGGCGATTCGCCATCTTAAACAGCGCGGTATACGCGTGATGCTGGGCCACGGCGCTGCCACGTACCGGCAAACTCTCGCCGCGTTTGATGCGGGTGCCGACGGGCTGGTTCACTGCTACAACGGCATGACGGGGCTGCACCACAGAGAGCCCGGCATGGTCGGCGCAGGGCTTACGGACAAACGGGCGTGGCTGGAGCTGATTGCCGACGGACACCACGTCCATCCGGGAGCGATACGCTTATGCTGCTGCTGCGCGCAGGATCGCGTGGTGCTGATTACCGATGCCATGCAGGCGGCAGGTATGCCGGACGGACGGTACTCGCTCTGTGGTGAAGAGGTCTCGATGCGAAACGGCGTGGTTCGAACAGGCTCCGGCGGGCTGGCGGGCAGCACGCTGTCGCTGGATGCCGCGGTCAGGAATATGGTGGAGTATGCGGGCGTAACCACCGAAGACGCTATCCATATGGCCTCGCTGCACCCTGCCCGACTGCTGGGCGTTGACGGTCAGCTCGGATCCTTAGCCCAGGGTAAACGCGCCAATATCATTGCGCTGGACGGGGGTTTACACCTCCAGCAGATCTGGATTCAGGGCCAGGCTCTCCCCCTTTAG
- a CDS encoding SIS domain-containing protein, which produces MPQTTTAATTGTWTEEEIRQQPASWIRSLNNIDNLRASIDSFLTPLLRKDDLRIVLTGAGTSAFIGDIVSPWLASYTGKNFTAVPTTDLVTNPMDYFSPGHPLLLISFARSGNSPESVAAVELANQFVPECYHLSITCNEAGSLYQNAVDSDNAYALLMPAETHDRGFAMTSSITTMMASCLAVFAPQRINSHTFRDVADRCQAILTTLGDFSHGVFGNEPWKRVVYLGSGGLQGAARESALKVLELTAGKLAAFYDSPTGFRHGPKSLVDSETLVVVFISSHPYTRQYDLDLLAELRRDRQALRVVAIAAENDPVIEAGPHILLPPSRPFIDMEQAFCFLMYAQVFALTQSLSVGNTPDTPSASGTVNRVVQGVVIHPWQA; this is translated from the coding sequence ATGCCACAAACCACTACCGCCGCGACAACCGGCACCTGGACCGAGGAAGAGATCCGCCAGCAGCCTGCCAGCTGGATCCGCTCGCTCAACAACATCGATAACCTGCGTGCTTCGATCGACAGTTTCCTGACGCCGCTGCTGCGCAAGGACGACCTGCGGATCGTCCTGACCGGCGCGGGCACGTCCGCCTTTATCGGCGATATCGTTTCTCCCTGGCTCGCGAGCTACACCGGGAAAAACTTCACTGCCGTCCCGACAACCGATCTGGTCACAAACCCGATGGACTACTTCAGCCCTGGGCATCCGCTGCTGCTGATTTCGTTTGCCCGCTCCGGCAACAGCCCGGAAAGCGTCGCGGCCGTCGAGCTGGCAAACCAGTTCGTGCCGGAGTGCTACCACCTGTCCATCACCTGCAACGAGGCGGGGAGCCTGTACCAGAACGCCGTCGACAGCGATAACGCCTATGCCCTGCTGATGCCAGCCGAAACGCACGATCGCGGGTTCGCGATGACCAGCAGCATCACCACCATGATGGCGAGCTGTCTGGCGGTGTTTGCTCCGCAAAGGATCAATAGCCACACCTTCCGCGACGTGGCCGATCGCTGTCAGGCGATCCTCACTACGCTCGGCGATTTCAGCCACGGCGTCTTTGGCAATGAACCGTGGAAACGCGTCGTCTATCTGGGAAGCGGCGGCCTGCAGGGCGCGGCGCGCGAATCGGCGCTGAAGGTGCTGGAGCTGACGGCGGGCAAGCTGGCGGCGTTTTACGACTCCCCGACGGGCTTCCGTCACGGGCCGAAGTCTCTGGTCGATAGCGAAACGCTGGTGGTGGTGTTTATCTCCAGCCATCCGTATACGCGTCAGTACGATCTGGATCTGCTGGCCGAGCTGCGCCGCGATCGCCAGGCCCTGCGCGTCGTCGCCATCGCCGCTGAAAACGATCCGGTCATTGAAGCGGGTCCGCACATTCTGCTGCCACCTTCACGTCCGTTTATCGATATGGAACAGGCGTTCTGCTTCCTGATGTATGCCCAGGTCTTTGCGCTCACCCAGTCGCTCAGCGTAGGCAATACGCCCGATACGCCATCCGCCAGCGGGACGGTCAACCGCGTAGTGCAGGGCGTTGTTATTCACCCGTGGCAGGCTTAA
- the kbaY gene encoding tagatose-bisphosphate aldolase subunit KbaY, producing the protein MSIISTKYLLQDAQAKGYAVPAFNIHNAETIQAILEACSEMRSPVILAGTPGTFKHIALEEIYALCSAYSHTYDMPLALHLDHHESLDDIRRKVNAGVRSAMIDGSHYPFEQNVKLVKSVVDFCHLNDCSVEAELGRLGGVEDDMSVDAESAFLTDPQEAKRFVELTGVDSLAVAIGTAHGLYTKRPKIDFQRLAEIREVVTVPLVLHGASDVPDEFVRRTIELGVCKVNVATELKIAFSDAVKAWFAENPQGNDPRFYMRVGMDAMKEVVRSKIAVCGSANRLLLPAEA; encoded by the coding sequence ATGAGTATTATTTCTACCAAATATCTTCTGCAGGACGCGCAGGCAAAAGGCTACGCCGTGCCGGCGTTCAACATCCACAACGCGGAGACGATCCAGGCGATCCTTGAAGCGTGCAGCGAAATGCGATCGCCGGTGATCCTCGCGGGCACGCCGGGCACCTTTAAGCATATTGCGCTGGAAGAGATCTACGCCCTGTGCAGCGCGTACTCCCACACCTACGACATGCCGCTGGCGCTGCACCTCGATCACCACGAATCGCTGGATGATATACGCCGCAAGGTCAACGCGGGCGTGCGCAGCGCGATGATCGACGGCAGCCACTATCCGTTTGAACAAAACGTGAAGCTGGTGAAGTCGGTGGTCGATTTCTGCCACCTCAACGACTGCAGCGTCGAAGCCGAGCTGGGCCGCCTGGGCGGCGTGGAAGATGACATGAGCGTGGACGCCGAAAGCGCGTTCCTCACCGATCCGCAGGAGGCGAAACGCTTCGTCGAACTGACCGGCGTCGATAGCCTTGCCGTCGCCATCGGCACCGCACACGGCCTGTATACCAAACGTCCGAAAATCGACTTCCAGCGGCTGGCGGAAATTCGTGAAGTGGTCACCGTGCCGCTGGTGCTGCACGGCGCGAGCGATGTGCCGGATGAGTTTGTTCGCCGCACCATCGAGCTGGGCGTGTGCAAAGTCAACGTGGCCACCGAGCTGAAAATTGCCTTCTCTGACGCGGTTAAAGCCTGGTTTGCCGAAAACCCGCAGGGGAACGATCCGCGCTTCTACATGCGGGTAGGCATGGACGCCATGAAAGAGGTGGTCAGAAGCAAGATCGCCGTTTGCGGCTCGGCAAACCGGCTCCTGCTTCCTGCCGAAGCCTGA
- the malX gene encoding PTS maltose transporter subunit IICB: protein MTQEKSFKSKAWEFFQSLGKTFMFPVSLLAFMGLLLGIGSSVTSPSTIKSFPFLGGELTQLTFGFIAMVGGFAFTYLPLMFAMAIPMGLAKRNKAVGAFAGFVGYMLMNMSINYYLTATHQLADAATMRQVGQSIVLGIQTLEMGVLGGIVVGVITYFLHERFQDTVLHDAFAFFSGIRFVPIITALTLSLVGLFIPLLWEYVALGIAGIGHIIQSTSVFGPFLYGVGVLLLKPFGLHHILLAMVRFTPAGGIEMVNGHEVAGALNIFYAELKAGLPFSPHVTAFLSQGFMPTFIFGLPAVAYAIYRTARPENRPVIKGLLLSGVLVSVVTGISEPIEFLFLFIAPALYAFHIVMSGLALMVMALLGVTIGNTDGGVLDLLIFGVMQGMSTKWYLLFPVGIAWFAIYFFVFRWYILKHDIKTPGREVDAQGAQQAVEANTRARGKSKYDHGLILRALGGKENIESLDNCITRLRLVVKEMGLIDQQALKAAGALSVVVLDAHSVQVIIGPQVQSVKTGIEALI, encoded by the coding sequence ATGACACAGGAAAAGTCGTTTAAATCGAAAGCGTGGGAATTTTTCCAAAGCCTGGGAAAGACGTTTATGTTCCCGGTCTCTCTGCTGGCCTTTATGGGGTTGCTGCTGGGTATCGGTAGCTCCGTCACCAGCCCTTCCACTATTAAAAGCTTTCCCTTTCTGGGCGGTGAGTTAACGCAGCTGACCTTTGGCTTTATCGCCATGGTGGGCGGGTTCGCCTTTACCTATCTGCCGCTGATGTTTGCCATGGCTATCCCGATGGGCCTCGCCAAACGCAACAAGGCCGTGGGCGCCTTTGCCGGGTTCGTTGGCTATATGCTGATGAACATGAGCATCAACTACTACCTGACCGCCACCCACCAGCTTGCCGACGCCGCCACCATGAGGCAGGTTGGGCAATCGATCGTACTGGGGATCCAGACCCTGGAGATGGGCGTGCTGGGCGGCATCGTGGTCGGGGTAATCACTTACTTCCTGCACGAACGTTTTCAGGACACCGTGTTACACGATGCCTTTGCCTTTTTCAGCGGCATTCGTTTCGTGCCGATTATCACCGCCCTTACGCTGTCGCTGGTCGGGCTGTTTATCCCGCTGTTGTGGGAATACGTGGCGCTGGGGATTGCCGGAATTGGCCATATCATTCAGAGCACCAGCGTTTTCGGACCGTTCCTGTACGGCGTAGGCGTGCTGCTGCTTAAACCCTTTGGTCTGCACCATATCCTGCTGGCGATGGTACGCTTCACGCCGGCAGGCGGCATTGAGATGGTCAACGGCCATGAAGTGGCCGGCGCGCTGAATATCTTCTACGCCGAGCTGAAAGCCGGACTGCCGTTTAGCCCGCACGTTACCGCGTTTCTGTCACAAGGCTTTATGCCGACCTTTATCTTTGGCCTGCCTGCCGTGGCGTACGCCATCTACCGCACCGCGCGTCCGGAAAACCGCCCGGTAATTAAGGGGCTGCTGCTTTCCGGCGTGCTGGTTTCCGTCGTCACCGGTATTTCAGAACCGATTGAGTTTCTGTTCCTGTTTATCGCCCCCGCGCTTTACGCCTTCCATATCGTAATGTCGGGCCTGGCGCTGATGGTGATGGCCCTGCTGGGGGTCACCATCGGCAACACCGACGGCGGGGTTTTGGATCTGCTGATCTTCGGTGTAATGCAGGGAATGTCGACCAAATGGTATCTGCTGTTCCCGGTCGGTATCGCCTGGTTTGCCATCTACTTCTTCGTCTTCCGCTGGTACATCCTCAAACACGATATCAAGACGCCGGGCCGTGAGGTGGACGCGCAGGGTGCGCAGCAGGCCGTCGAAGCCAACACCCGCGCGCGTGGAAAATCGAAATACGATCACGGGCTTATCCTGCGCGCGCTCGGTGGCAAAGAGAACATCGAGTCGCTCGACAACTGCATCACCCGCTTGCGTCTGGTCGTGAAGGAGATGGGGCTTATCGATCAGCAGGCGCTGAAAGCGGCTGGCGCCCTGTCGGTGGTGGTGCTGGATGCTCACAGCGTTCAGGTGATCATCGGCCCGCAGGTGCAGAGCGTCAAAACCGGCATTGAAGCCTTAATCTAA
- a CDS encoding putative C-S lyase, with product MFDFDKIIERKSDKCRKWDHAFVCSRFGDVPQGFIPLWIADMDFTSPPAVIEGFQRIVEHGTFGYTWCFDEFYDAVMAFQRTRHQVEVEKSWITLTYGTVSTLHYTVQAFCTPGDSVMMNTPVYDPFAMAAQRQGVRVLANPLCVKESRYQLDFNLIEDQLKTHRPKLWFFCSPHNPSGRIWRADEIRQVSDLCKRYGTILVVDEVHAEHILDGTFVSCLSSGCAALDNLIVLTSPNKAFNLGGLKTSYSMIPDDSLRQRFRQQLEKNSITSPNMFGVWGIILAYQHGLPWLDALNGYLQGNARYLADAIQTHFPAWKMMNPESSYLAWIDVSADDRSATELTQHFAQQAGVVIEDGSHYVQNGENYLRINFGTQRYWLEQSINRMLKHY from the coding sequence GTGTTTGATTTCGACAAAATCATCGAGCGTAAAAGCGATAAGTGTCGTAAATGGGACCATGCGTTTGTCTGCTCACGCTTTGGTGATGTCCCGCAGGGGTTTATCCCGCTGTGGATTGCAGATATGGATTTCACCTCTCCACCGGCCGTTATTGAAGGTTTCCAGCGCATCGTGGAGCACGGAACCTTTGGCTATACCTGGTGCTTCGACGAGTTTTACGACGCGGTGATGGCCTTCCAGCGCACGCGTCATCAGGTTGAGGTGGAGAAGTCGTGGATCACCCTGACCTACGGCACCGTCTCCACGCTCCATTACACGGTCCAGGCGTTCTGCACGCCTGGCGATAGCGTGATGATGAACACGCCGGTCTACGATCCGTTTGCGATGGCGGCGCAGCGCCAGGGCGTGCGGGTGCTTGCTAACCCGCTGTGCGTGAAGGAAAGCCGCTATCAGCTGGATTTTAATCTGATTGAAGATCAGCTCAAAACCCACCGTCCAAAACTGTGGTTCTTCTGCTCGCCGCATAACCCCTCGGGCAGGATCTGGCGCGCGGATGAGATACGCCAGGTTTCCGATCTCTGTAAACGCTACGGCACGATTCTGGTTGTCGATGAGGTTCACGCTGAGCACATTCTGGACGGCACATTCGTCAGCTGTCTGAGCTCGGGCTGTGCCGCACTGGACAACCTGATCGTGCTGACGTCGCCAAATAAAGCCTTCAACCTGGGCGGGCTAAAAACGTCCTACTCCATGATCCCGGACGATTCGCTGCGCCAGCGCTTCCGCCAGCAGCTTGAGAAGAACTCGATTACCTCACCCAATATGTTCGGCGTATGGGGGATTATTCTCGCCTACCAGCACGGCCTGCCGTGGCTCGACGCGCTGAACGGCTATCTGCAAGGGAACGCCCGCTACCTTGCGGACGCTATTCAGACCCATTTTCCGGCGTGGAAGATGATGAACCCGGAATCGTCGTATCTGGCCTGGATAGACGTAAGCGCCGACGACCGCAGCGCCACAGAGTTGACCCAACATTTCGCCCAGCAGGCCGGTGTCGTGATTGAAGACGGCAGCCACTACGTGCAAAACGGCGAAAACTACCTGCGGATTAACTTCGGCACCCAGCGCTACTGGCTGGAGCAATCCATCAACCGAATGCTGAAGCATTACTAA